In Aurantimicrobium minutum, the following proteins share a genomic window:
- the ssb gene encoding single-stranded DNA-binding protein: protein MTDTITLSGLVATTPRHLTTSEGLAITSFRLASSQRRFDRASSRWVDGDTNWYTVSAFRQLAENAAVSVNKGDRVVVSGKLRIRDWENTDRSGTTVEVEADVLGHDMTWGISHYTRNSTSSDVTTISEDDWGGLPDRDNDEDDELPLAAKTRKKVAA from the coding sequence ATGACTGACACGATTACCCTCAGTGGATTGGTTGCTACCACTCCGCGCCATCTTACCACCAGTGAAGGTTTGGCCATTACAAGTTTTCGTTTGGCCTCGAGCCAGCGACGCTTTGACCGGGCATCCTCTCGCTGGGTAGATGGTGACACCAATTGGTACACCGTCTCCGCTTTTCGACAGCTTGCTGAAAACGCTGCAGTATCAGTCAATAAAGGAGACCGCGTCGTGGTCTCAGGCAAGCTGCGCATTCGCGATTGGGAAAATACCGACCGTTCGGGAACGACCGTGGAAGTTGAAGCAGATGTCCTCGGGCATGACATGACCTGGGGAATCTCTCACTACACCCGAAACTCAACATCCTCCGATGTGACAACAATCTCCGAAGATGACTGGGGTGGATTGCCAGACCGTGACAATGACGAGGACGACGAACTCCCGCTTGCAGCGAAAACACGCAAAAAGGTTGCCGCCTAA
- the msrA gene encoding peptide-methionine (S)-S-oxide reductase MsrA — protein sequence MTTFVVAGGCFWCLDAVYRTLNGVTDVISGYSGGTSENPSYEEVCTGTTGHAEVVKVVFDENVIPAEVILDVFFTLHDPRQLNRQGNDIGTQYRSAMFYDGEAQKELFQAAIDRANEYWGGGLVTTLEPLGAFYNAEEYHQNFFARNPGQGYCLAVAVPKVNKVRASFASYIKD from the coding sequence ATGACAACTTTCGTAGTAGCCGGTGGATGCTTTTGGTGCTTGGATGCGGTGTACCGCACCCTCAACGGAGTGACCGATGTCATATCCGGTTATTCCGGTGGTACTAGTGAAAACCCCAGCTATGAAGAAGTATGTACGGGAACCACAGGTCACGCTGAAGTGGTGAAAGTTGTCTTTGACGAGAACGTCATTCCTGCCGAGGTCATCTTGGATGTGTTCTTCACCCTGCACGACCCACGTCAACTCAACCGCCAGGGCAATGACATTGGCACGCAGTACCGTTCGGCGATGTTCTATGACGGCGAAGCACAAAAAGAACTCTTCCAAGCCGCTATTGATCGCGCTAACGAGTATTGGGGTGGGGGCCTGGTCACCACGTTAGAGCCACTGGGTGCTTTCTACAATGCTGAGGAATATCACCAGAACTTCTTTGCCAGAAACCCTGGACAGGGTTACTGCCTAGCTGTTGCTGTTCCCAAGGTAAACAAGGTTCGCGCGTCTTTCGCCAGCTACATCAAGGACTAG
- a CDS encoding EamA family transporter codes for MGYIIGFLAAILFGSNGSVVKLVLSEGVTAAQMTFFRATATMIIAGIVLLFTDRSAFKITFKQLLTMAALGVFGVAMLQWFYALAIARIPVGIALLFEYLAVLAVAVIARFVFKEKVRARLWAAIALVLVGLAVVAEVWNSSVDGLGMIFALIAAAAYTVYFLIGEQALKGMNVLGMTFWAMLFASLFWAFFSGWQNMDYSVFAHQISLSGSLAAIYVPLWVPFLWAITMGSFVAFYLSFKALSLLKATSAGIIASSEVIFAFIVAWLWLGEALSFIQIIGALIVTAGIVLAQTSRQGKVVMDLDLAATTGTVPVTKNKFQP; via the coding sequence ATGGGTTACATCATTGGCTTCCTGGCCGCAATCTTGTTCGGTTCGAACGGAAGCGTGGTCAAACTCGTACTCTCCGAGGGCGTCACTGCCGCGCAGATGACGTTCTTTCGTGCCACAGCAACCATGATCATTGCCGGCATTGTGCTGTTATTCACCGACCGCAGTGCCTTCAAAATAACCTTCAAGCAACTACTCACCATGGCCGCATTAGGTGTTTTTGGTGTGGCGATGCTGCAGTGGTTCTATGCGCTCGCTATTGCACGGATTCCCGTAGGTATTGCACTGCTGTTTGAATACTTGGCTGTTCTAGCTGTTGCCGTCATTGCACGTTTTGTTTTCAAAGAAAAAGTTCGTGCACGTTTATGGGCAGCTATTGCTCTTGTACTTGTCGGCCTGGCCGTCGTTGCCGAAGTATGGAATAGCTCAGTAGATGGCTTGGGCATGATCTTTGCCCTCATCGCAGCCGCTGCGTACACCGTCTACTTCCTCATTGGTGAGCAAGCCCTCAAGGGAATGAACGTCTTAGGGATGACGTTCTGGGCCATGTTGTTTGCCTCGCTGTTTTGGGCATTCTTCAGCGGTTGGCAAAACATGGACTATTCCGTCTTTGCCCACCAGATTTCCCTCTCAGGATCACTTGCAGCCATCTATGTTCCGCTGTGGGTGCCCTTCTTGTGGGCCATCACCATGGGTTCCTTCGTGGCGTTCTACCTTTCCTTCAAGGCCTTAAGCCTGCTCAAGGCGACCTCGGCAGGAATTATTGCGTCCTCCGAGGTGATCTTTGCCTTCATCGTGGCGTGGCTGTGGCTGGGCGAGGCGCTCTCTTTCATTCAGATCATTGGCGCACTGATTGTGACAGCAGGAATCGTGCTCGCTCAAACATCACGTCAAGGCAAGGTGGTTATGGATCTAGACCTAGCCGCAACAACGGGCACTGTACCTGTCACGAAAAACAAATTTCAGCCGTAG
- a CDS encoding hemolysin family protein translates to MELFLLIALFVVNGLLAMSEVALLTSKRSKLNTLANRGNKSASIALRISEDPTQFLSTIQIGITSIGLLSGIVGETIFASPLSSWLQSLGLQQTFADVSATIVVVVLVTYLSITIGELVPKRIGQSQPEKIASLVAGPMLFLSKITAPFVYILSISTNALLRLLGIRPHHSSYVTEDEIEAILEEGLVAGLIENQERELVKNVFRLDDRALGSLMVPRTEVVFVDINDSDEESFDLISQSVRSKIPVCDGDLDSIIGILSAKTALATVARGESLSLRENLEPAMFVPETLTGMDLLERFKETNTHIAFVVDEHGAVTGLVTLQDIFDSLVGEIPAEGQEQTSPVQRDDGSWLFEGDTPIPEFKDALSIDEVPGENKGKYHTLSGLVLLVLERMPEIGDSVEVDSWKLEVIDMDGKRIDKVMASRLP, encoded by the coding sequence GTGGAACTATTTTTGCTCATCGCCCTATTCGTCGTTAACGGACTGTTGGCCATGTCAGAGGTGGCTCTCCTGACGTCTAAGCGATCAAAACTCAATACTTTAGCTAATCGTGGTAACAAATCTGCGTCGATAGCGCTTCGCATTAGCGAGGACCCAACTCAATTTCTCTCCACCATTCAAATTGGGATTACCTCAATAGGGCTCTTGAGCGGAATTGTGGGAGAGACAATTTTTGCCTCGCCACTTTCTAGTTGGCTGCAGTCTCTTGGCCTGCAACAAACTTTTGCTGATGTTTCTGCAACCATTGTTGTTGTCGTTCTGGTCACCTACCTCTCAATCACAATTGGAGAGCTTGTCCCCAAAAGAATTGGTCAAAGCCAGCCTGAAAAAATTGCCTCCTTGGTAGCAGGCCCGATGCTCTTCCTCTCAAAAATAACTGCGCCTTTTGTCTACATTTTGAGTATTTCTACAAACGCACTTCTTCGACTTCTTGGCATACGGCCCCACCACTCTTCATACGTCACAGAAGATGAAATTGAAGCCATCCTGGAAGAAGGACTAGTTGCCGGGTTGATTGAAAACCAGGAACGCGAATTAGTGAAAAATGTGTTCCGACTTGACGACCGCGCTTTAGGTTCGTTGATGGTACCCCGAACAGAAGTGGTCTTTGTCGATATCAACGACTCGGACGAAGAAAGTTTTGATCTGATTTCACAATCTGTGAGATCAAAGATTCCCGTCTGTGATGGGGATTTGGATTCAATCATTGGAATTCTGAGCGCCAAAACTGCACTCGCCACCGTTGCTCGAGGAGAAAGCCTGAGTCTACGAGAGAATCTCGAGCCAGCGATGTTCGTCCCAGAGACTCTCACTGGAATGGACCTGTTAGAACGGTTTAAGGAAACCAACACACACATCGCCTTTGTTGTTGACGAACACGGTGCAGTCACAGGCCTAGTGACTTTGCAAGACATATTTGATTCCTTGGTGGGAGAAATTCCCGCGGAGGGACAGGAGCAAACTTCTCCTGTTCAACGCGATGATGGCTCCTGGCTCTTTGAGGGCGACACACCAATCCCTGAGTTCAAAGATGCTCTGTCCATAGATGAAGTTCCTGGGGAAAATAAAGGCAAATATCACACTCTGAGTGGTCTAGTTCTGCTCGTACTTGAACGGATGCCTGAGATTGGGGACAGCGTTGAGGTTGATAGTTGGAAACTTGAAGTGATTGATATGGACGGCAAACGCATCGACAAAGTTATGGCTTCGCGGTTGCCCTAG
- a CDS encoding NAD-dependent succinate-semialdehyde dehydrogenase, whose product MSKYIVTNPATGESGAPYAQDSDAQISAAIEAAHNTYQNWSKKTPVAQRAALIEKVAELHRERREELAEIIVREMGKPLAQALGEVDFTADIYSFYATNGEKYLADEPIVEFEGEGEAFIRRSALGVLLGIMPWNFPYYQVARFAGPNLVLGNTILLKHASQCPESAAAMEKMFLDAGFPAGAYQNLYADSKQIETVIADDRVQGVSLTGSERAGAAVAETAGRYLKKVVLELGGSDPFILLSTDDMDYAVDAAIAGRNDNNAQACNAAKRFVVIESLYPEFLEKFTAKMMEMVPSNPMDEDTYLGPLSSAGAADGLEEQISRAVKQGATVHARGDRNGTYFSGVVLTDVKPGMDAHHEEFFGPVAIVYSVKDEAEAIALANDTPFGLGSYLFSTDKDQVLRVADQIEAGMVYVNGVGLDSPELPFGGIKRSGFGRELGRYGIEEFVNRKLIRILK is encoded by the coding sequence ATGAGCAAGTACATCGTTACGAACCCTGCTACCGGAGAAAGCGGCGCACCATATGCGCAGGACTCTGACGCACAGATCAGCGCTGCTATCGAAGCAGCCCACAACACTTACCAAAACTGGTCTAAGAAGACCCCTGTTGCTCAGCGTGCAGCACTGATTGAAAAGGTTGCTGAACTTCACCGCGAGCGTCGTGAAGAACTCGCAGAAATCATCGTTCGCGAGATGGGTAAGCCTCTGGCGCAGGCTCTCGGTGAAGTTGACTTCACCGCTGACATTTATTCCTTCTATGCCACCAACGGTGAGAAATATCTGGCAGATGAGCCCATCGTGGAATTCGAAGGTGAAGGCGAAGCCTTCATTCGCCGTTCTGCTTTGGGTGTTCTACTCGGCATCATGCCGTGGAACTTCCCTTACTACCAGGTTGCACGCTTTGCAGGACCCAACCTTGTCTTAGGTAACACCATCCTGCTCAAGCACGCATCTCAGTGCCCCGAATCTGCAGCAGCGATGGAGAAGATGTTCCTGGACGCAGGCTTCCCTGCTGGGGCATACCAAAACCTGTATGCCGACAGCAAGCAGATTGAAACTGTTATCGCAGATGACCGCGTGCAGGGAGTTTCCCTCACCGGTTCTGAGCGTGCAGGTGCTGCTGTTGCCGAGACCGCTGGACGCTACCTCAAGAAGGTTGTTCTTGAGCTAGGCGGTTCAGACCCCTTCATTCTGCTGAGCACCGACGACATGGACTATGCCGTTGACGCTGCAATTGCTGGTCGTAACGACAACAACGCTCAAGCCTGTAACGCAGCTAAGCGTTTTGTCGTTATTGAAAGCCTCTACCCAGAGTTCTTGGAGAAGTTCACCGCCAAGATGATGGAGATGGTTCCTAGCAACCCTATGGACGAGGACACCTACTTAGGACCTTTGTCTTCTGCAGGTGCTGCAGACGGTCTCGAAGAACAGATCTCTCGTGCCGTGAAGCAGGGTGCAACTGTCCATGCACGTGGCGACCGCAACGGAACCTACTTCTCTGGTGTAGTTCTCACTGATGTCAAGCCAGGCATGGACGCTCACCACGAAGAGTTCTTTGGACCTGTTGCCATTGTCTACTCCGTCAAGGATGAAGCAGAGGCTATTGCTCTAGCTAATGACACTCCCTTCGGTTTGGGCTCCTATCTGTTCTCCACCGACAAGGACCAGGTTCTTCGTGTGGCAGATCAGATTGAAGCTGGCATGGTTTACGTCAACGGCGTTGGCCTAGATAGTCCTGAACTTCCTTTCGGAGGCATCAAGCGTTCCGGTTTCGGTCGCGAACTAGGGCGCTACGGAATTGAAGAGTTCGTCAACCGTAAGCTCATTCGTATTCTGAAGTAG
- the orn gene encoding oligoribonuclease, protein MGTPNEYMVWIDCEMTGLNLDVDELVEVAVIITDSELNAVHEGFDVVINPSQAALDNMGEFVTTMHTTSGLIDEIPNGVSLADAQAQVLAYINEHVPEGQKPPMCGNSIGTDRAFIVRYMPEVDARLHYRNIDVSSLKELARRWFPRVYFNSPTKDGGHRALADIQESIRELDYYRHALLIPSPGPSSEEAGKIAAEVVAKYS, encoded by the coding sequence ATGGGAACACCGAATGAGTACATGGTCTGGATCGACTGTGAAATGACCGGACTCAACCTCGATGTTGACGAGTTGGTTGAAGTGGCCGTCATCATTACTGACTCGGAACTCAACGCGGTTCATGAGGGCTTTGATGTTGTCATCAACCCAAGCCAGGCAGCATTGGACAACATGGGTGAATTTGTCACCACCATGCACACCACCTCGGGGCTGATTGACGAAATTCCCAACGGAGTTTCCCTTGCCGATGCCCAGGCTCAAGTTCTTGCTTACATCAACGAGCACGTTCCTGAAGGCCAGAAGCCCCCGATGTGCGGCAACTCCATTGGCACCGACCGCGCATTTATTGTTCGCTATATGCCTGAGGTGGATGCTCGCCTGCATTACCGCAACATAGACGTTTCCTCGTTGAAAGAGCTGGCTCGCCGCTGGTTCCCTCGGGTTTACTTCAACTCCCCCACGAAAGATGGTGGCCACCGCGCTTTAGCGGATATTCAAGAGTCGATTCGTGAACTTGATTACTACCGTCACGCGCTCTTGATTCCGAGCCCGGGGCCTTCCAGCGAAGAGGCCGGCAAAATAGCAGCCGAAGTCGTTGCCAAGTACTCGTAA
- a CDS encoding AAA family ATPase has protein sequence MLSPDIEQIIAHIYQLSTAYNESVKHTRGAPAPTFLLDGPSGAGKTTLSAELEKHWNSAVKLQIVHMDDLYPGWNGLLEGVSTAARMLNERSAGQDTHWQQYDWSQEKLTQWHSVDAREPLLIEGCGALPQGAQNLSQVRLWLDADTELRRERALSRTGENFAEHWSDWDAQFEEYVRIHNPQSIATLQVRSTE, from the coding sequence TTGTTATCTCCTGATATCGAGCAGATTATTGCTCACATCTATCAGCTCTCCACGGCCTACAACGAGAGTGTGAAACACACTCGTGGTGCTCCGGCACCCACGTTCCTACTCGATGGTCCTAGTGGAGCTGGAAAAACCACACTTTCTGCCGAGCTGGAAAAGCACTGGAATTCGGCAGTAAAACTACAAATTGTGCACATGGATGATTTGTATCCAGGCTGGAATGGTCTCCTCGAGGGAGTTAGCACAGCAGCCCGCATGCTTAATGAGCGTTCAGCTGGGCAAGACACCCACTGGCAGCAATATGACTGGTCGCAGGAAAAGCTCACGCAGTGGCATTCAGTGGATGCCCGTGAACCACTGCTTATTGAAGGCTGCGGGGCACTGCCACAAGGAGCACAGAACCTTTCACAGGTGCGCTTGTGGCTCGATGCTGACACAGAACTGCGCAGGGAACGCGCTCTTTCTCGAACGGGTGAGAACTTTGCCGAGCATTGGAGTGACTGGGATGCCCAATTTGAAGAATATGTGCGTATCCACAACCCGCAGTCCATTGCGACACTTCAGGTGCGCTCAACCGAGTAG
- a CDS encoding energy-coupling factor transporter transmembrane component T family protein, producing MSSINPIAKLCAAAILGVVLLLSLDPVSAVVALIFECALLPFAGVPAKKLIKILSPLLIAAPFAGLSGLLYGRDEGNTFVVIGPWNITQGEVALAVTITLRILAVALPAIVLFATTDPTDLADALAQLWKLPARFVLGALAAIRMLGLMRQDWNMLRLARRARGVADGVGSIRASARLLSLALALLTLAIRRGSLLATAMEARAFDSPIARTWARQSEWRVQDGWFIAGAFFVAGISVTVAVMTGAWNFVIS from the coding sequence ATGTCCTCGATTAACCCGATTGCCAAACTATGTGCAGCAGCCATTCTTGGCGTGGTGCTGCTGTTATCGCTCGATCCAGTTTCAGCGGTTGTTGCTTTGATCTTTGAGTGTGCATTGTTACCTTTTGCTGGGGTTCCTGCCAAGAAACTCATCAAGATTCTCTCGCCGTTACTCATTGCTGCACCCTTCGCAGGATTATCAGGTTTGCTGTATGGGCGTGATGAAGGCAACACGTTTGTTGTTATCGGTCCATGGAACATAACTCAGGGCGAGGTTGCTCTGGCAGTAACCATTACTTTGCGCATTCTGGCTGTGGCACTTCCAGCAATTGTGCTTTTTGCTACAACAGACCCCACTGATTTAGCTGATGCACTGGCGCAGTTATGGAAGCTTCCTGCTCGGTTCGTCCTAGGCGCGCTTGCGGCAATTCGCATGTTGGGTCTGATGCGTCAGGACTGGAACATGCTCAGACTTGCCCGCCGTGCTCGGGGAGTTGCTGATGGAGTTGGGTCAATCAGGGCAAGTGCCCGGTTGTTGAGCTTGGCTTTGGCGTTACTCACTTTGGCAATCCGCAGAGGTAGTCTGCTGGCAACTGCTATGGAAGCTCGGGCATTTGATTCACCGATTGCCAGAACCTGGGCAAGACAGTCTGAGTGGCGGGTGCAAGATGGTTGGTTTATTGCTGGAGCATTCTTTGTGGCAGGAATATCTGTCACTGTTGCTGTGATGACGGGAGCGTGGAATTTTGTTATCTCCTGA
- a CDS encoding ABC transporter ATP-binding protein yields the protein MATLSAQEWGWQYAARSTPTLSNISCEIAQGERVLLLGASGVGKSTLLRAFAGVLGEDEGTEQGSVLLNGLPPLNSRGRIGLVLQDPENQVILERVGDDVAFGCENLGIPREEIWQRVEAACDLVGLNVPLNHSTSALSGGQKQRLALAGVLAMQPEIIALDEPTANLDPAGALALKNALTKVVDATGATIVMVEHRVELWWDFATRIIVLGRNGVMWDGPPAQLPQEKASEFEKTGIWLPHVTKPVPRRGTTGETLLITQQLEVGYPGSTAPLPVADLDVHAGEVLAIMGPNGAGKTALALTLGGLIPAPSGKVVATAQLRGTARSDEPIQWRSRELLSRIGSVFQAPEHQFIAATVREELSAGPRALKLPETQILTLVDSLMQRLHLSDLADAHPFTLSGGQQRRLSVGTALAAQPAVLILDEPTFGQDAATWSQMVKLLSELRDEGHAIVTITHDEALVSALADRVVRVGGEHVLD from the coding sequence GTGGCAACTCTTTCAGCGCAGGAGTGGGGCTGGCAGTACGCTGCCCGCTCTACCCCTACGCTGAGCAATATCTCTTGCGAGATTGCTCAGGGCGAGCGGGTTCTGCTCCTTGGGGCCTCTGGTGTGGGTAAAAGTACCCTACTCAGGGCCTTCGCGGGTGTGCTCGGTGAGGATGAGGGAACAGAACAGGGTTCCGTCCTACTCAATGGGCTGCCCCCGCTCAATTCCCGTGGTCGCATTGGTCTCGTGTTACAAGATCCAGAGAACCAAGTCATTTTGGAACGCGTCGGTGACGATGTTGCTTTTGGTTGTGAAAATCTCGGCATTCCTCGTGAAGAAATCTGGCAGAGAGTGGAGGCAGCCTGTGATCTTGTCGGGCTGAATGTTCCACTCAACCACTCAACTTCCGCATTATCCGGCGGTCAAAAACAGAGACTGGCATTAGCTGGTGTACTGGCAATGCAACCAGAAATCATTGCCCTAGATGAGCCCACGGCAAATCTTGATCCTGCAGGAGCTCTCGCATTGAAGAATGCGTTAACCAAGGTCGTTGATGCTACCGGTGCAACCATCGTGATGGTTGAGCATCGTGTGGAGCTGTGGTGGGATTTTGCCACGCGCATTATTGTGCTGGGGCGAAACGGTGTGATGTGGGATGGGCCGCCGGCACAGTTACCCCAGGAGAAAGCTAGTGAGTTCGAGAAGACTGGCATTTGGCTCCCGCATGTGACCAAACCAGTTCCGCGCCGAGGTACAACAGGGGAAACACTCCTCATAACCCAACAACTTGAGGTCGGATATCCGGGTTCTACAGCCCCCCTTCCCGTTGCGGACCTCGATGTTCACGCCGGTGAAGTCTTGGCCATCATGGGACCCAATGGTGCTGGGAAAACCGCTCTCGCCTTGACTTTAGGTGGGCTCATACCCGCGCCATCAGGCAAGGTTGTTGCTACTGCACAGCTGCGTGGAACTGCACGATCGGATGAACCCATTCAATGGCGCTCCCGCGAACTCTTGAGCCGTATTGGCAGTGTCTTCCAGGCACCCGAACATCAATTTATTGCAGCAACTGTTCGAGAAGAACTCTCGGCTGGGCCGAGGGCGCTGAAACTTCCAGAGACCCAGATCCTTACTCTCGTCGATTCGCTCATGCAACGGTTACATCTTTCAGATCTGGCGGATGCGCATCCATTTACGCTCTCTGGTGGGCAACAGCGACGACTATCTGTAGGAACTGCATTAGCTGCACAACCTGCGGTGCTGATTTTGGACGAGCCTACCTTTGGCCAGGATGCCGCAACCTGGTCACAGATGGTGAAGCTGCTGAGTGAGCTTCGTGATGAGGGCCATGCCATCGTTACCATCACTCATGATGAGGCTCTTGTTTCTGCTCTTGCCGATCGGGTTGTGAGAGTAGGTGGTGAGCATGTCCTCGATTAA
- a CDS encoding ECF transporter S component, translating into MHATTVSKYRWRVVDIVVASVIGVASGIIFWAWGLAYGPLSAALSATPGFTALLGGGWLFAAVLGGLIIRKPGAAIYTELIAATVSALLGSQWGFGTLISGLVQGLGAEIVFALFLYANWSVFTAVFAGAGAGVAMSINDLVVWYPGVDFGFQVTYVICGVISGAVIGGLMSWFIVRGLARAGALSRFAAGRIS; encoded by the coding sequence GTGCACGCAACAACTGTAAGTAAGTACCGCTGGCGCGTTGTCGATATCGTCGTCGCAAGTGTGATTGGTGTCGCATCCGGCATCATTTTCTGGGCCTGGGGTTTGGCCTATGGGCCACTCTCGGCAGCACTGTCTGCAACACCAGGCTTCACTGCACTACTCGGTGGTGGGTGGCTGTTCGCCGCTGTCCTGGGTGGTTTGATCATCCGCAAGCCTGGCGCCGCAATCTATACCGAACTCATTGCAGCAACCGTTTCAGCGCTGTTGGGTAGCCAGTGGGGCTTTGGAACGCTCATCTCAGGTCTTGTTCAAGGCCTCGGTGCTGAGATTGTCTTTGCCCTATTCCTCTACGCCAACTGGTCTGTTTTTACAGCTGTGTTTGCTGGTGCTGGAGCGGGTGTCGCGATGAGTATCAATGACTTAGTTGTTTGGTACCCCGGTGTCGACTTCGGATTCCAGGTCACTTATGTCATCTGTGGGGTGATTTCTGGTGCCGTCATCGGCGGATTGATGTCCTGGTTTATTGTTCGAGGTTTAGCCAGGGCTGGGGCACTGAGCAGATTCGCTGCAGGGCGTATCAGCTAG
- the dinB gene encoding DNA polymerase IV, whose amino-acid sequence MDAFFASVEVLDRPEVAGKPAVVAHDSPRSVVTSATYEARALGIRSAMPLVTAKRLCPDVIVLEPHFEKYRAYSKKVMSIFYDFTPVVEQLSIDEAFLDVSGAQKIFGTPEQIAQQIKDRVRDETGLPCSVGVASTKFVAKLASTKSKPNGLLVIPEEETLAFLHPLPIEAIWGVGKKTAEVLHKRGLHTVADIAQSPPASLISALGQAAGTHLYELSWARDPRPVSTQRAEKSIGKEHTFNEDVTDAVKLKATLLFQADHVGAQLRKAQLEARTIGLKVTFSDFESLTRSRTLPEATSVGREIHKVVCELLDELKTGGRAIRLIGVRAASLVDAGTQQLSLWGDEADAWKEAEIVMDQVGEKFGPDSVRPASFLRKIERTRESGTPG is encoded by the coding sequence ATGGACGCGTTCTTCGCGTCCGTGGAGGTATTGGATCGACCCGAAGTTGCCGGCAAACCTGCAGTTGTTGCACACGATTCGCCGCGCTCTGTTGTCACGAGTGCAACCTATGAAGCTAGGGCTTTAGGTATTCGTTCGGCGATGCCGTTAGTCACTGCCAAGCGGCTGTGCCCAGATGTCATTGTTTTAGAACCCCACTTTGAGAAGTATCGGGCGTATTCCAAGAAAGTGATGTCTATCTTTTATGACTTCACGCCCGTCGTTGAACAGCTTTCTATCGACGAAGCTTTTTTGGATGTCTCAGGTGCACAGAAAATTTTTGGCACTCCAGAACAGATTGCCCAGCAAATAAAAGATCGTGTTCGTGATGAGACGGGATTGCCCTGCTCTGTGGGAGTAGCGAGTACAAAGTTTGTGGCAAAGCTTGCCTCAACAAAGTCGAAACCTAACGGCTTGCTGGTTATTCCAGAAGAAGAAACGTTGGCTTTTTTGCATCCCCTCCCAATTGAAGCAATCTGGGGTGTGGGCAAGAAAACAGCTGAGGTGTTGCACAAGCGAGGGTTACACACTGTTGCAGATATTGCCCAGTCGCCTCCAGCTAGTTTGATTTCAGCACTAGGCCAGGCCGCAGGGACCCACCTCTATGAATTGTCGTGGGCGCGGGACCCGCGCCCAGTATCAACCCAGCGGGCAGAAAAAAGCATTGGCAAAGAACACACCTTCAATGAGGACGTCACGGACGCTGTGAAGCTCAAAGCCACACTGTTGTTCCAAGCCGACCATGTTGGAGCCCAGCTGCGCAAAGCGCAGCTCGAGGCTCGAACAATCGGCTTGAAGGTCACGTTCTCAGACTTTGAATCGCTCACCCGCAGTCGCACACTGCCAGAAGCAACCAGTGTCGGACGAGAAATACACAAGGTGGTGTGTGAACTTCTCGACGAGCTCAAAACCGGCGGCAGAGCGATTCGTCTCATTGGTGTTCGCGCTGCATCCTTGGTGGATGCAGGTACGCAACAACTCTCGTTGTGGGGCGACGAGGCTGACGCCTGGAAAGAAGCAGAGATTGTGATGGATCAGGTGGGAGAAAAGTTTGGCCCCGATAGTGTTCGTCCCGCCTCGTTCTTGCGTAAGATTGAACGAACACGGGAGTCCGGTACACCGGGCTGA